One region of Endozoicomonas sp. Mp262 genomic DNA includes:
- a CDS encoding ribose-phosphate pyrophosphokinase produces the protein MSKMMVFAGNSNPDLVHKVVNQLHIPLGKAYVGRFSDGEVAVEIQENVRGRDVFLIQSTCVPTNDNLMELLVMADAMRRSSAVRVTAVLPYFGYARQDRRPRSTRVPISAKVVADMIASVGVDRVLTVDLHADQIQGFFDIPVDNIYGSPILLDDIERQNYEDAIVVSPDHGGVVRARAVAKRLNTDLAIIDKRRPEANKTEVMNIIGDVSGRTCILVDDMVDTAGTLCQAAAALKEKGANKVYSYCTHPVLSGRALENIANSELDELVVTNTIPLSPAAQALGKIRQLDMSPLLAESVRRISNAESISAMFQ, from the coding sequence GTGTCGAAAATGATGGTGTTCGCCGGTAACTCTAATCCGGATTTGGTGCACAAAGTCGTTAATCAGTTGCATATTCCCCTGGGCAAAGCCTATGTTGGCCGGTTCAGTGATGGAGAGGTCGCGGTTGAAATTCAGGAAAACGTGCGTGGTAGGGATGTTTTTCTTATTCAGTCTACCTGTGTTCCAACCAATGATAATCTGATGGAGCTTCTGGTAATGGCGGATGCCATGAGACGCTCCTCTGCCGTTCGGGTAACTGCCGTGTTGCCTTATTTTGGCTATGCCCGTCAGGATCGTCGCCCCCGTTCTACCCGGGTGCCAATCAGTGCCAAGGTTGTTGCAGATATGATTGCCAGCGTGGGTGTTGACCGTGTGCTGACCGTTGACCTGCATGCGGACCAGATCCAGGGGTTCTTCGATATCCCTGTGGATAATATCTATGGCTCGCCTATTCTGCTTGACGATATTGAACGACAAAACTATGAAGATGCCATTGTTGTATCTCCTGACCATGGTGGTGTAGTTCGTGCCCGTGCAGTGGCCAAGCGCCTGAATACTGATCTGGCGATTATCGACAAGCGTCGTCCTGAAGCCAATAAAACTGAAGTAATGAACATCATCGGTGATGTTTCCGGCCGCACCTGTATTCTGGTTGATGATATGGTGGATACTGCGGGTACGCTTTGTCAGGCAGCCGCTGCCCTGAAGGAGAAAGGCGCAAATAAAGTCTACTCTTATTGCACGCACCCGGTTCTGTCCGGAAGAGCGCTGGAAAATATCGCCAATTCAGAGCTGGATGAACTGGTGGTAACTAACACTATTCCATTAAGCCCTGCTGCCCAGGCTCTGGGCAAGATCCGTCAGCTGGATATGTCGCCGCTGCTGGCTGAATCTGTGCGCCGGATCAGTAATGCTGAGTCTATCAGTGCTATGTTCCAGTGA
- a CDS encoding 50S ribosomal protein L25/general stress protein Ctc, which translates to MSDAMILNAEARKDVGKGASRRLRRADLVPAIIYGGEQEPVQVTMEGKAIRKALESEGFYSQILTLVVEGKNQQVILKDIQRHPAKEFAMHLDFMRVEASQAITTHVPLHFLNEEACKGVKDQGGAITHARVEVEVRCLPGNLPEFIEVDMADIELGGHVHLSDLKLPEGVELVALSLGEDHDLDVASVQATRATKDDEAAEGGEE; encoded by the coding sequence ATGTCTGATGCAATGATTCTGAATGCGGAAGCACGGAAAGATGTAGGGAAAGGTGCGAGCCGCCGCCTGCGCCGTGCTGACCTGGTTCCTGCCATTATCTACGGTGGTGAGCAAGAGCCGGTACAGGTTACTATGGAAGGCAAGGCAATCCGTAAGGCCCTGGAAAGCGAAGGCTTCTACTCCCAGATTCTGACTCTGGTTGTTGAAGGTAAAAATCAGCAGGTGATTCTGAAGGATATCCAGCGTCATCCTGCCAAAGAATTCGCTATGCACCTGGATTTTATGCGTGTTGAAGCTTCCCAGGCTATTACTACTCACGTTCCTCTGCACTTCCTGAACGAAGAAGCTTGCAAGGGCGTTAAAGATCAGGGTGGTGCGATCACTCACGCTCGTGTAGAAGTAGAAGTACGCTGCCTGCCGGGCAATCTGCCAGAGTTCATCGAAGTGGACATGGCTGACATCGAGCTGGGTGGACACGTTCACCTGAGTGACCTGAAACTGCCTGAAGGTGTTGAGCTGGTTGCCCTGTCTCTGGGTGAAGACCATGATCTGGATGTTGCCAGCGTTCAGGCTACCCGCGCAACCAAGGATGACGAAGCTGCTGAAGGCGGCGAAGAGTAA
- the nhaA gene encoding Na+/H+ antiporter NhaA: protein MLARRLQRFLHQDYAIGVLLIIAAVMAKIAANTSLSQYYDLLLEMPIQVAVGSLDINKPALLWINDGLMALFFLLIGLEVKREVMGGDLSTPSQVVLPGIAAIGGMVVPALLYTALNFDNPIGIQGWAIPAATDIAFAVGVLALLGKRVPASLKVFLLALAIIDDLGAIIIIAIFYTSDLSISSIVMATFLLSVLIIFNIRKVTRLSAYLFVGTLLWVCVLKSGVHATLAGVLIAFTIPLKLTDRKGRSPLRALEHHLHGKVHFFILPLFAFANAGIEINLEQLKTLSDPIPLGILAGLFLGKQIGVFSFCWVAVKTGLAKLPNQASWQHMYGLSILCGIGFTMSLFIGSLAFADVDPSYMISDRMGILAGSILSAVVGYFVLYMTGQKKNLPKEKAVFTKTSHA from the coding sequence ATGCTTGCACGACGGCTGCAACGGTTCCTGCACCAAGACTATGCCATCGGCGTTTTACTGATCATCGCCGCAGTCATGGCCAAAATCGCCGCCAATACCTCACTGTCCCAATATTATGACCTGCTACTGGAAATGCCTATCCAGGTTGCTGTGGGTTCACTGGATATCAATAAACCCGCCCTCCTCTGGATCAATGACGGCCTGATGGCCCTGTTTTTTCTGCTAATCGGCCTTGAGGTCAAGCGGGAAGTTATGGGGGGTGACCTGAGCACTCCTTCCCAGGTGGTTCTGCCTGGTATCGCGGCAATAGGCGGTATGGTTGTTCCGGCACTGCTCTACACAGCCCTGAACTTCGATAACCCTATTGGTATTCAGGGGTGGGCTATTCCCGCTGCAACAGATATTGCCTTTGCTGTAGGTGTTCTGGCCCTGCTTGGCAAGCGGGTACCCGCTTCTCTCAAGGTTTTCCTGTTAGCCCTGGCCATTATTGATGATTTGGGTGCCATCATCATTATCGCTATTTTTTACACATCAGATCTGTCCATTTCTTCGATAGTCATGGCAACCTTTCTCCTTAGCGTACTGATTATATTCAATATACGAAAAGTCACCCGGTTAAGCGCCTACCTCTTTGTGGGCACCCTGCTATGGGTATGCGTTCTGAAATCCGGTGTGCATGCAACACTGGCTGGCGTACTGATTGCCTTCACTATCCCCCTAAAGCTGACGGATCGCAAAGGGCGGTCACCACTGCGGGCTCTGGAACACCACCTCCATGGCAAGGTTCACTTTTTCATTTTACCCCTGTTTGCCTTTGCCAATGCCGGTATAGAGATTAACCTGGAACAGCTTAAAACGCTGTCTGACCCCATCCCCCTGGGTATTCTGGCAGGACTCTTCCTTGGTAAGCAGATCGGTGTCTTCAGTTTCTGCTGGGTAGCCGTTAAAACGGGACTCGCCAAACTTCCGAACCAAGCCAGCTGGCAACATATGTATGGCCTCTCAATACTTTGCGGTATAGGCTTTACCATGAGTCTCTTTATTGGTTCCCTGGCATTTGCTGATGTAGATCCTTCCTATATGATCTCAGACCGCATGGGAATTTTGGCTGGCTCTATCCTGTCTGCGGTTGTGGGTTATTTTGTGCTCTATATGACAGGCCAGAAAAAAAATCTGCCAAAGGAAAAGGCTGTATTTACAAAAACCAGCCACGCGTAA
- the prmC gene encoding peptide chain release factor N(5)-glutamine methyltransferase produces the protein MSSRIDSLLNKAVAHLQASSALTDEGYRLDAELLLCHVIGQPRSYLFTWPEKELGTSDQIAFRKLVEQRATGIPVAYLTGTREFWSLTLKVNDQVLIPRPDTELIVELALSRQLRQNAVIADLGTGSGAIALALAGEKPDWQVLAVDQSHGALATAQENARFNHINNVSFLAGSWCQPLADKKLDMIVTNPPYIREDDHHLTQGDVRFEPRSALASGKDGLEDIRQIVCDSRNHLPPGGWLLIEHGYDQGQAVAELMTGQGYIEVVTKQDLAGHDRVTMGQLMG, from the coding sequence ATGAGCAGCCGAATTGATAGCCTGCTCAATAAGGCTGTAGCCCACCTTCAAGCCAGCTCTGCGTTAACTGACGAGGGTTATCGTCTTGATGCAGAACTGCTGCTGTGCCACGTTATAGGCCAGCCCAGAAGCTATCTGTTTACCTGGCCAGAAAAAGAACTCGGCACCTCAGACCAGATAGCATTCCGGAAACTTGTTGAGCAACGGGCAACCGGTATACCTGTTGCCTATCTCACCGGCACCAGGGAATTCTGGAGTTTGACCCTTAAGGTCAATGACCAGGTGCTGATTCCCCGTCCTGATACCGAGTTGATTGTGGAGCTGGCATTATCCAGACAGCTGAGACAGAATGCTGTCATTGCTGACCTGGGTACTGGCAGCGGCGCCATCGCCCTGGCCCTGGCCGGTGAAAAACCGGACTGGCAAGTGCTTGCCGTTGATCAAAGTCATGGCGCACTCGCCACTGCCCAGGAAAATGCCCGTTTCAATCATATCAACAATGTCTCATTTCTTGCCGGCAGCTGGTGTCAACCACTGGCTGACAAAAAGCTGGACATGATTGTCACGAACCCTCCCTATATCAGGGAGGACGACCATCACCTGACTCAGGGCGATGTTCGTTTTGAACCTCGTTCAGCCCTTGCCTCTGGAAAAGATGGTCTGGAGGATATACGACAGATTGTCTGCGATTCCAGAAACCATTTGCCCCCCGGTGGCTGGCTGCTGATTGAGCATGGTTATGACCAGGGTCAGGCAGTGGCAGAACTGATGACTGGCCAGGGGTATATTGAAGTTGTAACAAAGCAGGATTTAGCTGGCCATGACCGGGTTACCATGGGGCAATTGATGGGTTGA
- a CDS encoding tetratricopeptide repeat protein, with protein sequence MRRRLSLIVLLAASLLYGCSVQTTRPGSPAVGEAGSDPEQNYASFEPDTLYDLMVAELGGQRQRYDLALGNYLKQAHKTQDKGVAKRAYQIASYIGAKQAALDAALLWSSLDSEDPIAIKASALELMHSGEAEEAVKRMAQTLSMDPESDFELMATYAAAASDGNKDLLLSAFSGEAKRFPDNRSLLLGKAILLHQMGRNDEALAQCDLLIRKDSEFIKALIIKGRILNKLGRDAEAERMLADAVNRYPDRVRLRLIYARVLVHGNKLDLAREQFEALLQLSPNDGEIILSLGLIAVDNNMADEAEGYFSRLLALGQKSSTANYYLGKLSEGKGLWNKARQYYMSVTPGKEFVMSRVSLTQMLVKQGQWQEARKLLDQSRALYPAGAESLYMLEGEILVKREEFKDARALFDLAVSRYPKSINLLYSRAMVFEKLDRINETEADLREILAMQPDNAVVLNALGYTLVDRTKRLEEAEALIKKAYSLNKEDPAIIDSMGWLHYRLGKLELAQKYLEEAYNKFPDAEVAAHLGEVYWMRGDKDKARVIWKTALQSQPGSKVVIETRQRLEKGIAVTQ encoded by the coding sequence ATGAGAAGGCGTTTATCACTTATTGTGCTGTTGGCGGCTTCGCTGCTTTATGGCTGCTCCGTTCAAACAACCAGGCCTGGCAGCCCTGCTGTTGGAGAGGCAGGATCTGATCCGGAACAAAACTATGCCTCTTTTGAACCTGATACGCTCTACGATTTGATGGTGGCAGAATTGGGAGGGCAAAGACAGCGCTATGATCTTGCCCTGGGTAATTATCTTAAGCAAGCCCATAAAACCCAGGACAAAGGAGTGGCCAAGAGAGCCTACCAGATTGCCAGCTATATCGGGGCAAAACAGGCAGCCCTGGATGCTGCCCTGCTGTGGTCCAGTCTCGATTCTGAAGACCCTATAGCGATTAAGGCCAGTGCCCTTGAATTAATGCACAGCGGTGAAGCGGAAGAAGCCGTTAAGCGGATGGCCCAAACCTTGTCCATGGATCCCGAATCCGATTTTGAACTGATGGCAACTTATGCGGCAGCAGCGAGTGATGGGAATAAGGATCTGCTGCTATCGGCTTTTAGTGGTGAAGCCAAGCGTTTCCCGGATAACCGTTCCCTGCTCCTTGGTAAGGCTATACTGCTCCATCAGATGGGTCGTAATGATGAGGCCCTTGCCCAATGTGACCTGTTAATCAGAAAAGACTCGGAATTTATTAAAGCGCTGATTATCAAGGGACGGATTTTAAACAAGCTGGGTCGTGATGCAGAAGCGGAGAGAATGCTGGCCGATGCCGTCAACAGATACCCTGATCGGGTACGGCTCCGGCTGATTTATGCACGGGTATTGGTGCATGGTAATAAACTGGATCTGGCTCGGGAGCAGTTTGAAGCGTTGTTACAGCTATCCCCCAATGATGGTGAAATTATTTTATCCCTGGGGCTGATCGCTGTGGACAATAATATGGCCGATGAGGCAGAGGGCTATTTTTCCCGCCTGCTGGCATTGGGGCAGAAAAGTAGTACCGCTAATTATTACCTGGGTAAGTTAAGTGAAGGTAAGGGACTTTGGAATAAGGCCCGCCAATATTATATGAGTGTTACCCCTGGCAAGGAATTTGTAATGTCCCGGGTGTCGTTAACCCAGATGCTGGTTAAACAGGGGCAATGGCAGGAAGCTCGAAAACTGTTGGATCAATCCAGAGCCTTATACCCTGCCGGTGCTGAAAGTTTGTACATGCTTGAAGGAGAAATACTGGTTAAGCGTGAAGAGTTTAAGGACGCCCGGGCACTGTTTGATTTGGCAGTGAGTCGGTATCCCAAAAGTATCAACCTGCTTTATTCAAGAGCCATGGTTTTTGAAAAGCTGGATCGAATTAACGAGACAGAAGCTGATTTACGTGAAATCCTGGCGATGCAGCCGGACAATGCCGTAGTATTGAACGCGCTGGGCTATACCCTGGTGGACCGTACCAAACGCCTGGAAGAAGCTGAAGCACTGATTAAGAAAGCGTATAGCCTGAATAAAGAAGATCCAGCCATTATTGATAGCATGGGCTGGCTGCACTATCGCCTGGGCAAGCTTGAATTGGCACAAAAGTATCTTGAAGAGGCTTATAATAAATTTCCTGATGCGGAAGTGGCCGCTCACCTGGGAGAGGTTTACTGGATGCGGGGGGACAAGGACAAGGCCAGGGTGATCTGGAAAACAGCCTTGCAAAGCCAGCCAGGTAGTAAGGTGGTCATAGAAACACGGCAGCGTCTGGAAAAAGGCATCGCTGTGACTCAGTAG
- the prfA gene encoding peptide chain release factor 1 — translation MKESIIAKLDTLRERFEELGMLLSDAEIISNQDQFRQFSKEYSELEPVVKAYQDYDQVLSDKTEAQSMLSEGDPEMAEMAAEELQLCDEQIPVLEAQLQVLLLPKDPRDSCNTFLEIRAGTGGDEAAIFAGDLFRMYSRYAEKQGWKIEVISTNDGEHGGYREIITRVVGNDVYQCLKFESGAHRVQRVPETESQGRIHTSACTVAIMPEPDEQEAIDIRKEDLRIDTYRSSGAGGQHVNTTDSAIRITHLPTGIVVECQDERSQHKNKAKAMALLSAKLQDAQDAAAAREISDTRRSLVGSGDRSERIRTYNYPQGRVTDHRINLTLYKLPEIIEGDLNPIVQPLLQEHQTELLASLSEEHA, via the coding sequence ATGAAAGAATCCATTATTGCCAAACTGGATACCCTCCGGGAAAGGTTTGAAGAGCTGGGCATGCTGCTCAGCGATGCTGAAATTATTAGTAACCAGGATCAATTTCGTCAGTTTTCCAAGGAATACTCCGAGCTGGAACCCGTGGTAAAAGCTTATCAGGACTACGACCAGGTGCTGTCGGATAAAACAGAAGCCCAAAGTATGCTATCGGAAGGTGATCCGGAAATGGCTGAAATGGCTGCCGAGGAATTACAGCTTTGTGATGAGCAAATTCCGGTGCTGGAAGCTCAGTTACAGGTTCTGCTTCTGCCAAAAGACCCCCGGGATAGTTGCAATACCTTCCTGGAAATCAGGGCTGGTACCGGTGGTGATGAAGCGGCTATTTTTGCAGGTGACCTGTTTCGTATGTACTCCCGCTATGCCGAAAAGCAAGGCTGGAAAATAGAGGTCATCAGCACCAATGACGGCGAGCATGGCGGTTATAGGGAGATCATTACCCGGGTAGTGGGCAATGACGTCTACCAATGCCTTAAGTTTGAATCAGGTGCCCACCGGGTTCAGCGTGTCCCTGAAACAGAGTCCCAGGGACGTATTCACACCTCTGCCTGCACCGTTGCCATTATGCCTGAGCCGGATGAGCAGGAAGCCATTGATATTCGCAAAGAAGACCTGCGCATCGATACCTACCGCTCCTCCGGTGCCGGAGGCCAGCACGTCAACACCACAGACTCCGCCATCCGGATCACCCACTTGCCCACAGGCATTGTGGTGGAATGCCAGGATGAGCGCTCCCAGCACAAAAACAAGGCCAAGGCCATGGCGCTGCTGTCTGCAAAGCTTCAGGATGCCCAGGACGCTGCCGCCGCCCGGGAAATAAGCGACACTCGTCGCAGTCTTGTGGGCAGCGGAGACCGTTCAGAGCGAATACGCACCTATAACTACCCCCAGGGACGCGTTACCGACCACCGTATTAACCTGACACTTTATAAACTGCCTGAAATTATCGAAGGTGATCTCAACCCTATTGTCCAGCCACTGCTGCAAGAACATCAGACCGAGTTACTGGCCAGCCTTTCTGAAGAACACGCCTGA
- the lolB gene encoding lipoprotein insertase outer membrane protein LolB yields the protein MLVSSLVKSPAGYSLPNNRPVTSSFCVIGAWWTLFRLGFITILVVLSGCASMHRDTAQLSDAAKQQRWQDVQKQLSEIQNWQLVGRLGLKIPGRSGSLSVDWWQHPERFALLLDGPFGQPLAQVQGNRQGVMATVAGESEPVMGPTPDYLMRRITGWDLPVSHLRYWVIGLPVPGLQSRVVLDDSGYPKILHQSGWEVTYLSFRQEKDLRLPSRLRVSDGDIRLTLAINRWNLEGHN from the coding sequence GTGCTTGTTTCCTCACTAGTAAAAAGTCCAGCTGGCTATAGCTTACCTAATAACCGGCCGGTGACTTCTTCCTTCTGTGTCATTGGGGCTTGGTGGACACTTTTCCGACTGGGCTTCATCACTATCCTGGTGGTGCTATCTGGCTGTGCGTCCATGCATAGGGATACGGCTCAACTCAGTGATGCAGCAAAGCAACAGCGCTGGCAGGATGTGCAAAAACAGTTGTCCGAGATTCAAAACTGGCAGCTTGTTGGTCGGCTTGGCCTGAAAATACCAGGACGATCCGGCTCGCTGTCGGTAGACTGGTGGCAGCATCCCGAGAGGTTTGCGCTGCTTCTTGACGGCCCTTTTGGTCAGCCTCTGGCTCAGGTTCAGGGAAACCGTCAGGGGGTTATGGCAACTGTTGCCGGTGAAAGCGAACCGGTTATGGGTCCAACACCGGACTATCTGATGAGGCGGATTACCGGGTGGGATCTTCCTGTCAGCCATCTTCGCTATTGGGTTATAGGGCTTCCTGTACCGGGTCTTCAATCAAGGGTTGTTCTCGATGATTCAGGGTACCCAAAGATACTCCACCAAAGTGGCTGGGAAGTGACCTATCTGTCCTTTCGCCAGGAAAAAGATCTCCGTCTGCCATCCCGGCTGCGAGTCAGTGATGGTGATATTCGCTTAACCCTGGCTATTAACCGCTGGAACTTGGAAGGGCATAATTAA
- the ispE gene encoding 4-(cytidine 5'-diphospho)-2-C-methyl-D-erythritol kinase, whose product MYSRLVLPAPAKINRFLHITGRRADGYHNLQTLFQFLDYSDLLTFEASSELVLETSVPELDSPTNLIIRAAKLLQQVSGCNKGVKITLDKRLPMGGGVGGGSSDAATTLVALNVIWELGLDENELAALGLQLGADVPVFVRGRSAFAEGVGEQLTPMSPSEPWFLVLTPDVHVNTMAMYQHEDLTRDTQPIKVFAAIDQQGRNDFEPLVRRLYPEVEKSLNLLDNFGHSSTGPAMMSGSGACVFAPYASKEAAESVLAELGCKAKGFVACGINRSPLQSALSSYL is encoded by the coding sequence ATGTATTCCAGACTGGTACTGCCTGCACCCGCTAAAATTAACCGGTTCCTGCATATTACGGGCAGAAGAGCCGATGGTTACCACAATTTACAAACCCTTTTTCAGTTTCTGGATTACAGTGATTTACTAACCTTTGAAGCCAGTTCTGAACTGGTTCTGGAAACCTCGGTACCTGAACTGGATTCTCCAACCAATCTGATAATCAGGGCTGCAAAATTATTACAACAAGTCAGTGGATGTAATAAAGGCGTTAAAATCACCCTGGATAAACGATTACCCATGGGAGGGGGCGTTGGTGGCGGTAGCTCTGATGCTGCTACCACGCTGGTTGCCTTGAATGTTATCTGGGAGCTGGGGCTTGATGAAAATGAGCTTGCCGCCCTGGGACTTCAGTTGGGTGCCGATGTGCCCGTCTTTGTCAGGGGCAGAAGTGCATTTGCTGAAGGAGTGGGTGAGCAACTGACGCCTATGAGTCCCTCTGAACCCTGGTTCCTGGTTTTAACACCGGATGTACATGTTAATACTATGGCCATGTATCAACATGAAGATTTGACAAGAGATACTCAGCCTATTAAAGTTTTCGCCGCTATAGATCAACAGGGGCGAAATGATTTTGAGCCTCTGGTTCGCCGTCTTTATCCAGAGGTTGAAAAAAGTTTAAACCTGCTTGATAATTTCGGACATTCGAGCACCGGGCCAGCCATGATGAGCGGTTCGGGGGCATGCGTATTCGCGCCTTATGCCAGTAAGGAAGCAGCAGAATCAGTACTGGCGGAACTTGGTTGCAAGGCTAAAGGTTTTGTAGCCTGCGGTATTAATCGCTCACCGCTACAAAGTGCGTTGAGTAGTTACTTATAG
- the hemA gene encoding glutamyl-tRNA reductase, which yields MGYLTTGINHKTAPINLREQVAFSQEQLPEALRDARQYIRSKEVAILSTCNRTELYCANSVEPARVLEWLTHYHQAEAAQVSEHAYIYSEQEAVRHIMRVACGLDSMVLGEPQILGQIKSAYAIAREAGTAGKLLNRLFQQSFSTAKQVRTQTTIGKLPVSVAYAATQLAKQIFSDLSENTALLIGAGETIQLVARHLLRQGLKRIIVANRTLERAQILTDEFNGTAVLLSDLPHIIKEADIVIASTASQTPVLGKGTVEKALKARKHRPMFMVDIAVPRDIEPEVGELSDIFLYTVDDLHDVIEDNLQQRQGAVEHAESIIESGLLTFMTQIRSLDAVTLLRNYRENCEQIRRQEVERAMQALIQGIDPEEVITRLAHTLTNKMMHSPSIQLKQAAASGQQERLDWAKELLGLRESPLEVP from the coding sequence ATGGGGTACCTCACCACCGGCATCAACCACAAAACAGCGCCGATCAACCTGAGAGAACAGGTAGCCTTCTCCCAGGAACAACTGCCGGAAGCACTGCGTGATGCCCGGCAATACATCAGATCCAAAGAAGTTGCCATTCTTTCCACTTGCAACCGCACTGAACTTTATTGTGCTAATAGTGTAGAACCCGCGCGGGTGCTGGAATGGTTAACCCATTACCACCAGGCTGAAGCGGCCCAGGTTTCAGAGCATGCTTATATTTACAGCGAGCAGGAAGCCGTGAGACACATTATGCGTGTTGCCTGCGGGCTGGACTCCATGGTGCTGGGTGAACCCCAGATTCTCGGCCAGATCAAATCGGCCTACGCCATAGCCCGGGAAGCAGGCACCGCAGGCAAACTGCTCAATCGCTTATTCCAGCAAAGCTTTTCCACCGCCAAACAGGTTCGCACCCAGACCACTATCGGCAAGCTTCCCGTTTCTGTGGCTTATGCAGCCACCCAACTGGCCAAACAAATATTCAGCGACCTGTCAGAAAACACCGCCTTGTTAATAGGCGCAGGGGAAACCATACAACTTGTAGCCCGACACCTACTTAGGCAAGGTTTGAAACGCATCATCGTTGCCAATCGCACCCTTGAGCGAGCCCAAATCCTGACGGATGAATTCAATGGCACAGCCGTATTACTTTCAGACTTGCCTCATATTATCAAAGAAGCTGATATTGTGATTGCGTCCACAGCCAGCCAGACTCCGGTACTTGGCAAAGGTACTGTAGAAAAAGCCTTAAAAGCCCGAAAGCATCGCCCCATGTTTATGGTAGATATTGCTGTTCCAAGGGACATTGAACCGGAAGTGGGAGAGTTATCGGATATTTTTCTCTACACTGTGGATGACTTGCATGATGTGATTGAAGACAACCTCCAACAGCGCCAGGGTGCGGTAGAGCATGCTGAAAGCATTATTGAGTCCGGCCTGCTGACTTTCATGACCCAAATCCGATCACTGGATGCTGTCACCCTGCTGCGCAACTACCGTGAAAACTGTGAGCAAATTCGCCGCCAGGAGGTTGAGCGAGCCATGCAGGCACTCATTCAGGGTATAGATCCTGAAGAAGTCATCACCAGGCTGGCCCATACCCTGACCAATAAAATGATGCACTCCCCCAGCATACAATTAAAGCAAGCGGCTGCCTCCGGGCAGCAAGAGCGCCTTGACTGGGCAAAAGAGTTACTGGGTCTGAGGGAGTCCCCCCTGGAGGTGCCCTGA
- a CDS encoding serpin family protein, with protein sequence MKTPKLTKLKSIALINTTVAILAFTNLSYPDDPDLTQQKWLDIANQITGPMTSHLSAAMTQPTFQSKSEANHIYSPFSLLSPLVMISRGTQGSTNNEFSQLFFRSTSAMASPEDLKKILFGFAVATKNITSSGIVKVTNGIFIDQSNGFEFEEDYLSDLKLALGHSASSNCFGQLEKITELHSLAFKERLNNWVKEATANKIPAILSDRLPESTKIVLLNTVLLKAKWPKKLNSAPNFHFHDQGIPPSLPQAPIPAVKYQNAAHRTLTHEDYLWNIALLPFEGYEYAVLLAMPPAGSHQICFSNSSSVCLRALKSLTDSSSPHTPRKNVVLPKLKVESEWDIKALMQKENILSSAFTPGLADFSLLSSQACVGSEFIISKIIQRAILELDEVGVQAAAATMMGAGLFCARIEPQTIEFNHPFKLFVVHIKNHYILFEATIIKTPEQPSMTW encoded by the coding sequence ATGAAAACCCCAAAGCTTACCAAACTTAAAAGCATAGCCCTTATTAATACAACTGTTGCAATACTAGCCTTTACTAATTTGTCTTACCCTGATGATCCTGATTTAACCCAACAAAAATGGCTGGATATCGCAAACCAAATCACAGGACCAATGACCAGCCATTTAAGTGCAGCAATGACACAACCAACCTTCCAATCAAAGTCTGAAGCAAATCACATTTACTCCCCCTTTAGTCTGCTATCCCCTCTTGTAATGATCAGCCGGGGAACGCAAGGTTCAACGAATAATGAGTTTTCCCAGCTGTTTTTTAGATCTACGTCAGCCATGGCAAGCCCCGAAGACCTTAAAAAAATACTTTTTGGCTTTGCGGTAGCAACCAAGAACATTACCTCATCGGGAATTGTGAAAGTAACCAATGGTATTTTTATTGACCAATCCAATGGGTTTGAATTTGAGGAAGACTATCTTAGTGACCTGAAGCTTGCTCTTGGTCATTCAGCATCATCTAACTGTTTTGGCCAACTGGAAAAAATTACAGAATTACACTCACTAGCCTTCAAAGAAAGACTGAACAACTGGGTTAAAGAGGCTACTGCTAATAAAATACCAGCCATTCTTAGCGACCGCCTCCCAGAATCCACCAAGATTGTTCTTTTAAACACTGTACTCCTCAAAGCAAAGTGGCCCAAAAAACTGAATAGTGCCCCCAACTTTCATTTCCACGATCAGGGCATTCCTCCTTCTTTACCGCAGGCGCCTATCCCAGCAGTTAAATACCAAAATGCGGCGCATAGGACATTAACTCATGAAGACTATCTATGGAATATTGCTCTGCTGCCTTTTGAAGGTTATGAATATGCTGTATTACTCGCCATGCCTCCTGCTGGTAGCCACCAAATATGCTTCTCAAACAGCAGCAGTGTCTGTTTACGCGCATTAAAGAGCCTGACCGACAGCAGCAGCCCTCATACCCCCCGAAAGAACGTAGTACTTCCAAAATTAAAAGTGGAATCTGAGTGGGACATCAAAGCATTAATGCAAAAAGAAAATATACTAAGCAGTGCATTTACTCCAGGTCTCGCTGATTTCAGCCTCTTATCCTCACAGGCTTGCGTGGGCAGCGAATTCATCATTAGCAAAATCATTCAAAGAGCTATTCTGGAGCTGGATGAAGTTGGTGTTCAAGCTGCCGCTGCCACTATGATGGGCGCCGGTCTTTTTTGCGCAAGGATAGAACCCCAAACCATTGAATTCAATCATCCGTTTAAGCTGTTTGTCGTTCATATAAAAAACCACTACATTTTATTTGAGGCGACTATTATCAAAACGCCTGAACAACCCAGTATGACCTGGTAA